One region of Amphiprion ocellaris isolate individual 3 ecotype Okinawa chromosome 9, ASM2253959v1, whole genome shotgun sequence genomic DNA includes:
- the mfap5 gene encoding microfibril associated protein 5: MGGLPLVLLLCCFHALAAVGRAQQPEATEEPGGVLPANCREEMYPCTRMYSVHRPIKRCIGALCLYSLPRVYVINNEICVRTVCQQDEYLKAELCRERSGWPRRIERSSNRRRCRSRHSNPKTWANRA; the protein is encoded by the exons ATGGGCGGCCTCCCACTGGTCCTGCTCCTCTGCTGTTTCCACG CGCTGGCAGCCGTGGGCCGAGCCCAGCAGCCCG AGGCCACCGAGGAGCCCGGAGGAGTCCTGCCGGCTA ACTGCAGGGAGGAGATGTATCCCTGCACCAGGATGTACTCCGTCCACAGGCCCATCAAGAGATGCATCGGAGCTCTGTGTCTCTACAG CCTCCCTCGAGTCTATGTGATCAACAACGAGATCTGTGTGAGGACCGTCTGTCAGCAGGACGAGTACCTGAAAG CCGAGCTGTGCCGGGAGCGCTCCGGTTGGCCCCGACGCATCGAGAGGTCGTCCAATAGGAGACGCTGTCGCAGTCGCCATAGCAACCCCAAAACCTGGGCAAACAGGGCCTGA